A genome region from Columba livia isolate bColLiv1 breed racing homer chromosome 2, bColLiv1.pat.W.v2, whole genome shotgun sequence includes the following:
- the LOC135578534 gene encoding transmembrane protein 14C-like, whose product MEYDWLGFGYAALVAAGGVVGYAKAGSTPSLAAGLLFGGLAGLGAYQQSKDPKNVWLSLVASGTLSAVMGMRFYNSRKAMPGIIAGASLLMVGRLGLQIMEKPLKS is encoded by the exons ATGGAGTACGACTGGCTGGGCTTCGGCTACGCGGCGCTGGTGGCGGCGGGCGGCGTCGTAGGCTACGCCAAGGCAG GCAGCACCCCTTCTCTCGCAGCTGGTCTTCTCTTCGGTGGCTTAGCAGGACTAGGTGCCTACCAGCAGTCCAAAGATCCAAAGAATGTCTGGCTTTCCCTCG TGGCGTCTGGAACTTTGTCTGCTGTTATGGGAATGAGGTTTTACAACTCCAGAAAAGCAATGCCTGGGATAATTGCTGGTGCCAG TTTACTGATGGTTGGACGGCTTGGATTGCAGATAATGGAAAAGCCTCTTAAATCATAA
- the GCNT2 gene encoding N-acetyllactosaminide beta-1,6-N-acetylglucosaminyl-transferase: MYTLRYCFFALLILCVSLSFVFYAVNLHAQKSLQRLNFSVSSTLEEACKALAEDKVYFRKENALKTSFGESSCTEYITQNHYITHALSAEEAAFPIAYIMTLHKEFETFERLFRAVYMPQNIYCIHVDAKAPATFQQAVQRLVGCFPNAFLASRMERVVYAGISRLRADLHCMRDLLASSVPWRYLLNTCGQDFPLKTNREIVRLLKGFAGKNITPGGLPPPHITTRTKYVHREQLYSFFSFMLWTFVRKSPPPHNMTIYFGSAYVALTRPFVEFVLRDQRAIDLLAWSEDTYSPDEHFWVTLNRIPGVPGSMPNASWEGDLKAVKWIDMEKTHGGCHGHYVRGICIYGTGDLKWLFNSSCMFANKFELRTYPLTVECLELRHRQRTLSQSEVEVEPSWYF; the protein is encoded by the exons ATGTACACACTCAGATATTGCTTCTTTGCTCTCCTGATTCTCTGTGTTtcactttcttttgttttctatgcTGTTAATTTGCATGCACAAAAATCTCTTCAGAGGCTGAACTTCTCGGTGAGTTCAACTTTAGAAGAAGCCTGTAAAGCACTTGCTGAAGACAAGGTGTACTTTCGGAAGGAAAACGCTTTAAAGACATCATTTGGAGAATCCAGTTGCACGGAGTACATCACACAGAACCACTACATCACTCATGCCCTGTCAGCTGAGGAGGCTGCCTTCCCCATCGCCTACATCATGACTCTGCACAAGGAGTTTGAAACCTTTGAGCGGCTCTTCAGGGCGGTGTACATGCCCCAAAACATCTACTGCATCCACGTGGATGCCAAGGCACCGGCCACTTTTCAGCAGGCAGTGCAGCGCCTGGTGGGCTGCTTCCCCAATGCCTTCCTTGCCTCCCGGATGGAGCGGGTGGTCTACGCTGGCATCTCCCGCCTGCGGGCCGACCTCCACTGCATGAGGGACCTGCTGGCCTCCTCCGTGCCCTGGCGCTACTTGCTCAACACCTGCGGCCAGGACTTCCCCTTGAAGACCAACCGGGAGATCGTCCGGCTGCTGAAGGGCTTTGCAGGGAAGAACATCACCCCTGGGGGGCTACCGCCCCCCCACATCACCACACGCACCAAGTATGTGCACAGGGAGCAATTatactctttcttttctttcatgctgTGGACATTTGTGCGCAAGTCACCCCCGCCACACAACATGACCATCTACTTCGGCTCCGCGTATGTGGCCCTCACCCGCCCCTTTGTGGAATTTGTGCTGCGGGACCAGCGCGCCATTGATCTGCTGGCCTGGTCTGAGGACACCTACAGCCCCGACGAGCACTTCTGGGTGACACTCAACAGGATCCCGG GTGTCCCAGGCTCTATGCCAAACGCATCATGGGAAGGTGACCTGAAGGCGGTGAAGTGGATTGATATGGAAAAGACCCATGGAGGTTGTCATG gCCACTACGTTAGAGGCATTTGCATATATGGAACAGGTGACCTCAAGTGGCTTTTTAACTCCAGCTGTATGTTTGCAAATAAGTTTGAGCTCAGAACATACCCCCTGACTGTGGAGTGCCTGGAGCTGAGACATCGGCAGAGAACCTTGTCCCAGAGTGAGGTTGAGGTGGAACCCAGCTGGTATTTTTAG